In Gossypium raimondii isolate GPD5lz chromosome 12, ASM2569854v1, whole genome shotgun sequence, a single window of DNA contains:
- the LOC105762335 gene encoding uncharacterized protein LOC105762335, whose product MAEIRDCLWQTHQPNSALQSPFHALDPISLILSLNSSPSNPIPLRLTTESYIMERGPRYRAYAQLRETRLRMKSGKQQEREETEFKQTPKKKLVKFSSSLGISRQGSPVLGQSEPDFTASLRKENRKPRVTGGIELTPSGKNWSKGNKVLLKNSRGTKSANSGEKKGRLTMARESFARVLKY is encoded by the coding sequence atggcAGAGATCAGGGATTGTTTGTGGCAAACCCATCAGCCAAATTCAGCTTTGCAATCACCTTTTCATGCACTTGACCCAATTTCTCTCATTCTTTCTCTGAACTCAAGCCCCAGTAACCCAATTCCTTTGAGGCTTACAACAGAGAGTTATATAATGGAAAGAGGTCCCAGATACAGAGCATATGCACAGTTGAGAGAAACAAGGCTGAGAATGAAAAGTGGGAAGCAACAAGAAAGGGAAGAAACTGAATTTAAACAAACCCCCAAAAAGAAACTAGTTAAATTTAGTTCAAGTTTGGGGATTTCTAGGCAAGGGTCCCCTGTTTTGGGTCAATCAGAGCCTGATTTCACAGCTAGTTTGCGGAAAGAAAACCGGAAGCCGCGGGTCACCGGTGGGATAGAATTGACACCATCAGGAAAGAATTGGTCAAAAGGGAATAAGGTTTTGTTGAAGAACTCAAGGGGGACTAAGTCTGCAAATTCAGGGGAGAAGAAAGGAAGGTTGACGATGGCAAGGGAGAGTTTCGCAAGAGTATTGAAGTATTGA